TAAGTCACACATAACTTGGGGATTTAACCTTAATAATTCAACCGCCGATGCTTTTAAAACAACTTAactcaaaaaaataacattttagtaCTTAATTCAATAGCAATACCTTCGAGCACCCTTAGTGAGTTTGATGTCCGCCTGTTTGGTCTTGACGATCTCGTGCATCTCCTTGACATCCTCGCTGTACTCAGACAACTCCGTCTTCAGCTCTTGGATGCTCTCCTTTTCGAGAAGCAGAGACTTCTTTTGTTCAGCTGAAATAGAgaaatttgatataaataggTAACGTTCGTTTTGGCCGTTTTATACGAaactttatatgtatacatacatatatatgttttaattacttatgGGGAATATATAGaaagaaccaacagtctcaaaaaaggcaacgttcagttCATTGGCggtattgaaattttaaaattaaaaagtttgctATAACAAAACTATACTAAAGAGGTTCTATTTTTGCCaaacgttaaaaaataaaatataatcataacattttaaaataactgaaatCACAACaaacagttattttattactgtttTTTCCACTGGGCACTTGCACGCATGCTCACGGGTATTAACCGCGTTCAAAGTTCATATTATCTAGAGCGTgctacatataaatataattcatatttcaaacaaatcaACTTCACAGTCACTTCTTAACTTTTATGacaatggtttttttttatagatactaGCAAACACTTGCTTACTATTAGCgcatgtttaattatatatgttaaaGAATCTGGATTGGGTATGTcagtattttataagaatCGATTCAGGTCTCTGATACCTTTGGAACGTAAATAAAACTAGAACAGGGTTAAACATTCAGTGtcatgaatgtgcaggtttcctcgcaatattttccctcaacgtggaaaaagcatcggttagcattcaaattaatttacgttactcagaaaaaaattattgatatatgGCTGTAAGATTCGAATACGGGTATCACGCTTTTAGTTGGACACCTTAATCGCCCGACTACCGACACTTCTTGCAAGGCAAATAACCTCAGAGACAAAGAATTCTACTATGATCAATTATTAGTCATAATATACGTCACAAAAAATGACGGGGATGACGCAACAACCGGCGCTGTTTTGTCCATGTGCCAATTTAGGTAACATTGATTACCTATCCGgtaagtaaatacatataagtttTGGAaggtttattttgaatatgaagcattattttataaagacttCCACTCAAAATATCCACTGGCTGTCAATAATGTCCAGATGTTGAAATTAGGCAAAGTATATACTAGGTAATATGCTGTGGTCTAAGAGTGCACCAAGAGAGGATTTACTGGAATTTCCGCGGAAAAGATGGAACCGCGGGCGTATTAATAATATGCACAAATGAAAACAGGGGAATTCCCCACAAGCAAAAAAAAGACGaggatagatagatatatcaTAGACCCTACTACACTTGGCAATGACTTACATCTTATAAGGAAGTGTATAGACATTAATTGCAGAAACCTATTTTCCTCTTCTGCCCTCTCAAATTTTcagtattttgtatttgtgttgAAACTTATATGattgttattatattgttacaaAACTACTATTAATAggcttgaaaattaaaatagcttTATGAAAGCCAGGGTATTTCTATCTATTAAATATACTCAAAAGgcctaaagtaaaaaaaaaaaaacatttacatcTAAACTATCGCAATAGTCCAATGACGTCATCTGAACCTACATGTAAAAAGCATCTAAATTTGGAACAACACATAAAAGGAACCGCGTTTTCGGCTAGTGTCATTTGCCCGTAAATGTGAACTTGATCTTTTTGAATTGCAAAAAGGAATGGCATAATGCCAACTTACCTAATTTCTCTAAAGCATCCTCAATGACTTCAATGTCTTTGCCAGATAGACCTTCCTCGGACGATTTCTTGATGGAATCGACCTTGATGATGGGTGCAGTGTCTGTTAACACTGGAGCCGCTTCAACGTCAATGATAGGTGCTTTATCAATGAGGTCCtctttaattttcttctttgCCTCCAACAACTCCCTCTCTCGTTCTGCTTCTTGCATCTCTTTCTTCTCTTCCTTGATTTTCTCCTCTTCCAGTCTGATAGCTTCAGCTTTAGCCTGAATGTATTAAATGACATCTTGTTTATATTTGCATTTGAAAAAATGATGGTTTTTACCCATTAGAAAGTCAGTACACAAGTGAATTTATTGCGATTCAGAAAAGACAGTTTGATTACATGGGAAAAGATTTGTTTTCCTACATGTTAATCTAGCTAAAAcaatattcttataaaaagcttatttcataaatatttaaaaaaacaatctatCTGGCAAGaaaaactgactgacatatctaTCATGGCAAATCTGTGCATTACTATATATTCTTCTCTATGTTCAAGCCTCTTTTACACAAGCACAGACATAGGTAAGGCTCAGGTAAATAATTCAGACTTCTCAAATAAGTGAAGCTCCAGGTAAAAGTTATAGCGCTATATTATAACTCACCTTAAAATCAACTTTGCCTTCCTTTTCACCAATGGCGGCCTTTGTCAAACTCGCAACTTGTTCAGGCAGTGCTGAAATAGTGGCTTTGAGTTTGTAAGTAGTTGGCACATGCTCGGGAACCATCAGAGCTCGAGACAACAGCAAAAGAGAGGGTGGGACCTTCTCATTTAAAGACAAATCCAACCAGTTCTTCAGTTCTTTCTTCAACCTCTCCTCAGATACACCGTAAGCCCTCATCCCTCGTGCCCTACAAGCCTGCTGCAACTCACTGAAGTTTAAACTATCAACACCTTCCTTTGCTATCATTTTGTCATCAGCTGACAAAGATCTCAACTTCATTTTGAGGTTAAACCGTAACATGGCTCCAGTCCCTATTGTTGACACATTTAGAACTTTACATAGAGCAACTAAATGCGGCCTCTGCAATGAATCCAATGTGATTTCATCTTCAAACaactttgaaaatttcataatCTCTTCACTTGTTGCAACATCACCTGATGttctaatttttttgaaaaaggaaGCAAACTCTTTAGCTAGTTCTGAATGCCTGTTGCTAGCCTGTGGCGCCATCTGGTCCAAGGTCTCTTGGAAAAACTTAGCCATTTCCAACTTTACCTTCAAATGTGACTTTAACTTTGCTTCTTTCTGACTTGTACTCTCAAATGTTGATGGCAACATGTTTGGAAATAGTTTGATGAATATTGGCAGAGCAAATTCCAAAAATGGAACAAGTATAAACACAATAAATGGTACCATTCTGAAGAGATCACCTATGGTGGTCACCAACAGCCTATGCTCTCTACGTGTTAAACTTTGaccttttaataattttaaaaccaatgaGGTTGATATTCTtatctcaataaaaaatagcctGAATCCATGGTAATAATGCCTCAGTTCATCCATTACACGCTCCTTAATGCTTTTTTTCTTGGGTTCTTCTTTTTTCACAAGTTTTTCCTTTTCTTCTATACCTTTCTTTATTGTTTCCACTGTTGCCTCTACTTTGGAGGATGGTTTGAGAGGTTCTTTGTCAAATACATAGCTGCTAGTAGATATTGGCCGAATATATGGTGACAAGTATACTCTTGTATTGTATGGTTTTTGAGTGATGTCATGTTGCAATCCTATAGGCTGAGTTGTGTAATATGATAATGATCTTGCAAGGGTGATATATGGAAAATGTTGAGTTTGTCTTGACTCCCACAAAAAGGCTGAAACAAGTAAGTA
Above is a window of Amyelois transitella isolate CPQ chromosome 8, ilAmyTran1.1, whole genome shotgun sequence DNA encoding:
- the LOC106137182 gene encoding mitochondrial proton/calcium exchanger protein — protein: MSSQCQPFRLSWCVKVDFVYSILSYFLLIAALQNKKMNRIILQQCRCLKKSTFLWESRQTQHFPYITLARSLSYYTTQPIGLQHDITQKPYNTRVYLSPYIRPISTSSYVFDKEPLKPSSKVEATVETIKKGIEEKEKLVKKEEPKKKSIKERVMDELRHYYHGFRLFFIEIRISTSLVLKLLKGQSLTRREHRLLVTTIGDLFRMVPFIVFILVPFLEFALPIFIKLFPNMLPSTFESTSQKEAKLKSHLKVKLEMAKFFQETLDQMAPQASNRHSELAKEFASFFKKIRTSGDVATSEEIMKFSKLFEDEITLDSLQRPHLVALCKVLNVSTIGTGAMLRFNLKMKLRSLSADDKMIAKEGVDSLNFSELQQACRARGMRAYGVSEERLKKELKNWLDLSLNEKVPPSLLLLSRALMVPEHVPTTYKLKATISALPEQVASLTKAAIGEKEGKVDFKAKAEAIRLEEEKIKEEKKEMQEAERERELLEAKKKIKEDLIDKAPIIDVEAAPVLTDTAPIIKVDSIKKSSEEGLSGKDIEVIEDALEKLAEQKKSLLLEKESIQELKTELSEYSEDVKEMHEIVKTKQADIKLTKGARRLYRAVNNMISKLDAALLDLENKEKALKSTLKQTTTDPQKAKEQLIQIDELMTSIKSLQKVPDEAKLKLIQDVLGRLDDDFDGQLKIDDVLKMLEIIGNENVNLSEKQMAELIELLDKEEILEVESKIQKALDKAASAAKEQDKSSESSGRSLFDLIREAQKRREMKKAEKAAEKFSEEPPLPKSDDMVSKTEGKRPESH